Proteins from a single region of Chanodichthys erythropterus isolate Z2021 chromosome 13, ASM2448905v1, whole genome shotgun sequence:
- the LOC137034292 gene encoding alpha-1-antiproteinase-like isoform X1 codes for MENNIVYFWICAFANVYPVVHGNQETLPQPTASEKLPSLMKMNNDFAFQLYKRLVEMPEYQSKNIFFSPFSVSMALSELSLGAGGETKQQLLRGIGHNSSIFSTEEMHQMFHRLLEEIDQRTGVDIDVGSALYVSDTFKPLPEFLEKMKKFYHSEGFTVDFSIKETLDKINTYVKDKTHGKINQAVDDLESDTLMLLLTYIYFKGKWDMPFNPNRTRKDTFHVDAETTVPVQMMHQYESLKVYYDAELTSKVLCLDYNDSFSMFLAIPDKRTSKTIKDLEMAISRQHIEKWRRAVQKRKADIYVPKLSLETSYSLNDILKGMGMADMFTYKANFTGISEGIFISKALHKATLDIDEKGTTAAAVTTVNFRPMSSSPLKTLKFDHPFMIFITDQKNDNILFFGKVVNPTEKQ; via the exons ATGGAAAATAACATTGTATATTTTTGGATTTGTGCTTTTGCAAATGTTTATCCAGTCGTCCATGGAAATCAAGAGACTTTACCGCAACCTACTGCCAGTGAAAAACTCCCATCATTGATGAAGATGAACAATGATTTTGCTTTTCAGCTGTACAAGAGGCTTGTAGAAATGCCAGAGTATCAGTCCAAGAATATCTTCTTCTCTCCATTCAGTGTGTCCATGGCCCTTTCTGAGCTGTCTTTAGGAGCCGGTGGTGAGACCAAACAGCAGCTTCTCAGAGGCATCGGCCATAACAGCTCGATCTTCAGCACTGAAGAAATGCACCAGATGTTCCACCGTCTCCTGGAAGAAATTGATCAGAGGACAGGGGTGGACATTGATGTCGGCAGTGCACTTTATGTAAGCGACACATTTAAGCCCCTTCCTGAGTTCTTGGAGAAGATGAAGAAGTTTTACCACTCTGAAGGCTTCACTGTGGATTTCAGCATCAAAGAAACATTAGATAAAATTAACACATATGTGAAGGACAAAACACATGGGAAAATAAATCAAGCAGTTGATGATTTGGAATCTGATACTTTGATGCTCCTTCTcacatacatatattttaaag GAAAATGGGACATGCCATTTAACCCAAACAGGACCCGCAAGGATACATTTCATGTGGACGCTGAGACCACCGTTCCAGTACAAATGATGCACCAATATGAATCCCTCAAAGTTTATTATGATGCTGAACTCACTTCTAAAGTCCTCTGTCTTGACTACAACGACTCTTTCTCCATGTTTCTGGCTATCCCAGACAAAAGAACATCAAAGACCATCAAAGATCTGGAGATGGCCATCTCTAGACAGCACATTGAAAAATGGAGGAGAGCTGTCCAGAAAAG AAAAGCTGACATCTATGTCCCCAAGCTGTCTCTGGAAACATCATATTCCTTGAATGATATTTTGAAAGGAATGGGAATGGCtgatatgtttacatataaagCCAACTTTACAGGAATTTCAGAAGGGATTTTCATTTCAAAG GCTTTACATAAAGCTACTCTCGATATAGATGAGAAGGGAACCACTGCAGCAGCAGTGACGACAGTTAACTTCAGACCAATGTCTTCCAGCCCACTGAAGACTTTGAAATTTGACCATCCATTCATGATCTTTATCACTGACCAAAAAAATGACAACATCCTCTTCTTTGGAAAAGTTGTCAACCCAACGGAAAAACAGTGA
- the LOC137034292 gene encoding serpin A9-like isoform X2, producing MENNIVYFWICAFANVYPVVHGNQETLPQPTASEKLPSLMKMNNDFAFQLYKRLVEMPEYQSKNIFFSPFSVSMALSELSLGAGGETKQQLLRGIGHNSSIFSTEEMHQMFHRLLEEIDQRTGVDIDVGSALYVSDTFKPLPEFLEKMKKFYHSEGFTVDFSIKETLDKINTYVKDKTHGKINQAVDDLESDTLMLLLTYIYFKDKRTSKTIKDLEMAISRQHIEKWRRAVQKRKADIYVPKLSLETSYSLNDILKGMGMADMFTYKANFTGISEGIFISKALHKATLDIDEKGTTAAAVTTVNFRPMSSSPLKTLKFDHPFMIFITDQKNDNILFFGKVVNPTEKQ from the exons ATGGAAAATAACATTGTATATTTTTGGATTTGTGCTTTTGCAAATGTTTATCCAGTCGTCCATGGAAATCAAGAGACTTTACCGCAACCTACTGCCAGTGAAAAACTCCCATCATTGATGAAGATGAACAATGATTTTGCTTTTCAGCTGTACAAGAGGCTTGTAGAAATGCCAGAGTATCAGTCCAAGAATATCTTCTTCTCTCCATTCAGTGTGTCCATGGCCCTTTCTGAGCTGTCTTTAGGAGCCGGTGGTGAGACCAAACAGCAGCTTCTCAGAGGCATCGGCCATAACAGCTCGATCTTCAGCACTGAAGAAATGCACCAGATGTTCCACCGTCTCCTGGAAGAAATTGATCAGAGGACAGGGGTGGACATTGATGTCGGCAGTGCACTTTATGTAAGCGACACATTTAAGCCCCTTCCTGAGTTCTTGGAGAAGATGAAGAAGTTTTACCACTCTGAAGGCTTCACTGTGGATTTCAGCATCAAAGAAACATTAGATAAAATTAACACATATGTGAAGGACAAAACACATGGGAAAATAAATCAAGCAGTTGATGATTTGGAATCTGATACTTTGATGCTCCTTCTcacatacatatattttaaag ACAAAAGAACATCAAAGACCATCAAAGATCTGGAGATGGCCATCTCTAGACAGCACATTGAAAAATGGAGGAGAGCTGTCCAGAAAAG AAAAGCTGACATCTATGTCCCCAAGCTGTCTCTGGAAACATCATATTCCTTGAATGATATTTTGAAAGGAATGGGAATGGCtgatatgtttacatataaagCCAACTTTACAGGAATTTCAGAAGGGATTTTCATTTCAAAG GCTTTACATAAAGCTACTCTCGATATAGATGAGAAGGGAACCACTGCAGCAGCAGTGACGACAGTTAACTTCAGACCAATGTCTTCCAGCCCACTGAAGACTTTGAAATTTGACCATCCATTCATGATCTTTATCACTGACCAAAAAAATGACAACATCCTCTTCTTTGGAAAAGTTGTCAACCCAACGGAAAAACAGTGA